A single genomic interval of Spirochaetota bacterium harbors:
- the traF gene encoding conjugal transfer protein TraF, translating to MKRLAFGIILFVFLISIYAEAAFEYLDRGTSVRAKGFGNAMFGIFDGINGMEYNPALIANTKNIEGRVNFGLPIGYLDDTSMNMFSIFGVIPFSNRGYAGMDYLAGLVMGGNVPYFFRDGAIGFSYSRFNVLDLYYEQAISFSYGKNLDDFISKGARISAGIKLNVYNLGLVPNPDTQVNPYLGDRLSAWGFGLDVGVTYDFSYTIRLGFAIQNLIKPNTAIIEGNESTLPRKIKFGANWIVGSFFDVFEDVMIGAGVTQTEREPGDNRELDLTYHLGSETWFLNKIIGFRLGYEFGLYQFANVSFGLTFGYVFADEHEVNMDYSVGVMPNMLAGLGDLSHSFSLVYRYRLPRSAFAYTEEKIRELQFMEELEKRKKQMKELGVDTQTQSSDTQPKEQQTQQVEELKPQQTTVEQPKEEQKDKDKDKKKDTKQKGK from the coding sequence ATGAAGAGATTAGCTTTTGGGATCATTTTGTTTGTGTTTCTTATCTCTATATACGCTGAGGCTGCTTTTGAATACCTTGACAGAGGCACTAGCGTTAGGGCAAAGGGTTTCGGTAATGCTATGTTTGGAATATTTGATGGTATTAATGGAATGGAATATAATCCTGCTTTGATAGCGAATACTAAAAATATAGAAGGTAGGGTGAATTTTGGGCTTCCGATAGGCTATCTAGACGATACCAGTATGAATATGTTTAGTATCTTTGGAGTGATACCTTTCAGTAATAGAGGGTATGCGGGAATGGACTATCTAGCAGGTCTTGTAATGGGTGGCAATGTCCCATATTTCTTTAGAGATGGTGCTATTGGTTTTTCGTATTCAAGGTTCAATGTTTTAGATTTGTATTATGAGCAGGCTATTAGCTTTAGTTATGGTAAAAATCTTGATGATTTCATATCAAAGGGTGCAAGGATATCAGCGGGTATTAAACTGAATGTTTACAATCTAGGACTAGTTCCTAACCCAGATACTCAAGTTAATCCATATTTAGGTGATAGATTGAGTGCTTGGGGTTTTGGTTTGGATGTAGGTGTTACCTATGACTTTAGTTATACCATAAGACTAGGTTTTGCTATTCAGAACCTTATCAAGCCAAATACTGCGATAATTGAAGGTAATGAATCCACACTTCCGAGAAAAATAAAATTTGGTGCTAACTGGATAGTAGGTAGCTTCTTTGATGTTTTTGAAGATGTGATGATAGGTGCTGGAGTAACACAGACAGAGAGAGAGCCGGGTGACAACAGAGAGTTGGACTTGACATACCACCTAGGTTCAGAGACGTGGTTCTTGAATAAGATAATAGGATTTAGACTAGGTTATGAGTTTGGGCTTTACCAGTTTGCTAATGTGAGCTTTGGGCTAACATTTGGATATGTATTTGCGGACGAGCACGAGGTCAATATGGATTATTCAGTTGGAGTTATGCCTAATATGCTAGCAGGATTGGGTGACCTATCGCATTCATTTAGTTTGGTTTACAGGTATAGGCTGCCAAGGAGTGCATTTGCTTACACTGAGGAGAAGATAAGAGAACTACAGTTTATGGAAGAGCTTGAGAAGAGAAAGAAACAGATGAAAGAACTAGGTGTTGATACCCAAACTCAAAGTAGTGATACCCAACCGAAAGAGCAACAAACACAACAGGTAGAAGAGTTGAAACCTCAGCAGACAACGGTAGAACAGCCAAAGGAAGAACAAAAGGACAAAGATAAGGATAAGAAGAAGGATACCAAACAGAAGGGCAAGTAG